A region of the Salvelinus sp. IW2-2015 unplaced genomic scaffold, ASM291031v2 Un_scaffold3325, whole genome shotgun sequence genome:
NNNNNNNNNNNNNNNNNNNNNNNNNNNNNNNNNNNNNNNNNNNNNNNNNNNNNNNNNNNNNNNNNNNNNNNNNNNNNNNNNNNNNNNNNNNNNNNNNNNNNNNNNNNNNNNNNNNNNNNNNNNNNNNNNNNNNNNNNNNNNNNNNNNNNNNNNNNNNNNNNNNNNNNNNNNNNNNNNNNNNNNNNNNNNNNNNNNNNNNNNNNNNNNNNNNNNNNNNNNNNNNNNNNNNNNNNNNNNNNNNNNNNNNNNNNNNNNNNNNNNNNNNNNNNNNNNNNNNNNNNNNNNNNNNNNNNNNNNNNNNNNNNNNNNNNNNNNNNNNNNNNNNNNNNNNNNNNNNNNNNNNNNNNNNNNNNNNNNNNNNNNNNNNNNNNNNNNNNNNNNNNNNNNNNNNNNNNNNNNNNNNNNNNNNNNNNNNNNNNNNNNNNNNNNNNNNNNNNNNNNNNNNNNNNNNNNNNNNNNNNNNNNNNNNNNNNNNNNNNNNNNNNNNNNNNNNNNNNNNNNNNNNNNNNNNNNNNNNNNNNNNNNNNNNNNNNNNNNNNNNNNNNNNNNNNNNNNNNNNNNNNNNNNNNNNNNNNNNNNNNNNNNNNNNNNNNNNNNNNNNNNNNNNNNNNNNNNNNNNNNNNNNNNNNNNNNNNNNNNNNNNNNNNNNNNNNNNNNNNNNNNNNNNNNNNNNNNNNNNNNNNNNNNNNNNNNNNNNNNNNNNNNNNNNNNNNNNNNNNNNNNNNNNNNNNNNNNNNNNNNNNNNNNNNNNNNNNNNNNNNNNNNNNNNNNNNNNNNNNNNNNNNNNNNNNNNNNNNNNNNNNNNNNNNNNNNNNNNNNNNNNNNNNNNNNNNNNNNNNNNNNNNNNNNNNNNNNNNNNNNNNNNNNNNNNNNNNNNNNNNNNNNNNNNNNNNNNNNNNNNNNNNNNNNNNNNNNNNNNNNNNNNNNNNNNNNNNNNNNNNNNNNNNNNNNNNNNNNNNNNNNNNNNNNNNNNNNNNNNNNNNNNNNNNNNNNNNNNNNNNNNNNNNNNNNNNNNNNNNNNNNNNNNNNNNNNNNNNNNNNNNNNNNNNNNNNNNNNNNNNNNNNNNNNNNNNNNNNNNNNNNNNNNNNNNNNNNNNNCAAAACTCAAAATGTTGtatatttcaactctatatctgacatggtatagGTGCCTTCTTtatttaagcccataaccatggtgtgaggtgtatactttgaaagtagatttatttaagactaccaagaaacactctgtgtgaccctgatttagcccactgcagtaaaaggttaacccTTCAGTATTGTGTCAGTGTATTTATTCTGTGTGTCTCTATTGGATATGTGtgtgtcagaatgtgtgtgtgtctgaatgtgtgtttCGGAGTTgagtgtctgaatgtgtgtgtgtacttgggCTTGTACGTTTCCCCAGATGCCATTTGCTTGTCCACATATAACCATTTGTGTAATTGTAAGAGTTTGTAAATGTGGAATGTGtaattatatgtgtgtgtacagtggcaagaaaaagtatgtgaaccctttggaattacctggatttctgcataaattggtcataaaatttgatctgatctaagtcacaacaatagacaaacacagtctScctaaactaataacacacaaacaattatacgttttcatgtctttattgaacacactgtgtaaacattcacagtgcagggtgggaaaagtatgtgaaRCCTTYGTTTCAATAActagttgaccctcctttggcatcaataacctcaaccaaacgttttctgcaGTTgcgatcagacctgcacaacggtcaggaggaattttggaccattcctctttacaaaactgtttcagttcagcaatattcttgggatgtctggtgtgaactgctctcttgatgttatgccacagcatctccatcgggttgaggtcaggactctgactgggccactccagaaggcgtattttcttctgttgaagccattctattgttgatttacttctgtgttttgggtcattgtcctgttgcatcacccaacttctgttgagcttcaattggcagaaagatagccttacattctcctgcaaaatatcttgataaacttaggaattcatttttccgtcaatgatagcaagctgtccaggccctgaggcagaaaagcagccccaaaccatgttgctccctccaccataatttacagttgggatgaggttttgatgttggtgtgctgtgtcttTCTTCTCCACGCAtattgttgtgtgttccttccaaacaactcaacttttgtttcatctgtccacagaatattttgccagtagcgcggTGGAACATCCGGGTGCtattttgcgaacttcagacatgcagcaatgtttttttMggacagcagtggcttcttctgtggtgtcctcccattaaCACWaattttgtttagtgttttacatatcgtagactcgtcaacagcgAGTCTTTAGCTGKcactaggattcttcttaacctcatcgtgcattctgcgctgtgctcttgcagtcatctttgcaggacggccacttcTAGGGAGAGTAGTACAGTGCTGAACTttatccatttatagacaatttgttttaCCGTGGACTYATGYACKTCAAGGcttttatagatacttttgcaaccctttccagctttatgcaagtctaacaattcttaatcttgggtcttctgagatctcttttgatcgaggcatggttcacatctgGCAAtggttcttgtgaatagcaaactcaactTTTTTGCGTGTTTTTTGTAGGGCAGGCCAGCTCgaagcaacatctccaatctcgttacattgattggactccaggttagttgactcctgactccaattagctgttggagaagtcattagccaacttttttacttttttactttttccaacctacactgtgaatgtttaaattatgtattcaatatagacaagaaKAATACAatgatttgtgtgttattagtttaattcgggattggtgtcccttccacgggacagttgagctaacgtaggctaatgcaacaagaacatttcccaggacatagacatatctgatattggcagaWAGCTTAAATMATTGTTAATRtaactgcactgtccaatttacagtagctattacagtgaaataataccatgttattgtttgaagagagtgcacaATTRTGAAcataaagttattaataaacaaattaggcacaaaTTAGGGCAGTCATGATACATKATTTTGAACAMAAATGCAATGGTTKATTGGATCAGTCMaaaactttgcacatacactgctgccatctaattgccaaaatctaaattgcacccgcgctggaataatacattatggcctttctcttgcatttcaaagatggtacaaaaatatacaaaagaacggttgggtttttattttgtattgtcttttaccagatctattgtgttatattctcctacattcctttcacatttccaaatacttcaaagtgtttcctttcaaatggtaccaagaatatgcatatacttgcttcagggcctgagctacaggcagttagatttgggtatgtcaatttaggcgaaaattgaaaaaaaggggcggatccttaagaggcttaagcacactgtgtttgtctattgttgtgacttagatgaagatcagatcaaattttatgaccaatttatgcagaaatccaggtaattccaaagggttcacatactttttcttgccactgtatatgtacTGCATGATTGAGTGTGGATATCTTACaacacttgtaagatatccagacacctGACCCTCTCTGGAGGTGggcaggaagatctgatcacaatttGACTTTTGATTATCTACACCTGTCTAAActtgtgggcacaatcagaaagTTGACAAGATCAGGCCAWAGGACATGtgagaaccaggtataaacagggctattGAGAATAACGGCTAGATTCAGTCTGGACAGCGGAAGATCTGGGTTATAGCGCAACTGAATTGGTAATTTCTGATTAAGCCGACACATGCAACATTTACTGTGAATGAAGTCTCCAAGAATGCGGGAACCTTTAAAATTTGCTTAGCCGACAAATGGTGATCTTATAAAATTGAATAGAATCCCGACCTAAGATGTATAAATGCCTGATTGTTTGTTGGGCCCGACCACAGAATATAAACTCTCAGGCATGGACGTCATGGAGGGCATGGTGGACATGGGGAGGACCACAGGTGGAGGCTGGTGTGGATGTCCCACCATACTGTAGATGGTGGGTGATGTTGGTCCTGGACCTGGAGACACCTGCTCTTCACCACCTGCTTGGCTGTTATCTGGAGTCTAGAGATTAAACATGAAAAACATTAGTATTTGTTTATTGATGATGACCCAGGTATAACACAAGGTATTTAATGACCTCAAATCAATACATTTAATATTTCTCAGTGgctgttaaatgctctacaataTAAGCAATATAAGAAATGAACATGAGTTTATCGGTAATTTAGAATTCAAACATTTTCCATTAACTGcagtttttttaaatatcatCAACTATGACATAAACAATATCTGAGGTATCTTACCCCAACTGTAGtataatctgtgtttgaaacttCTCTTTTGCCACCTAGAAACAAGCCACAAAAATCCAATAAAGATTCGCTATGAGCGTGTATACACACTCAMACACACaaacactaccagtcaaaagtttggacacacctactcattttctttatttttacattgtagaataatagtgaagacgtcaaaactatgaattaacacatatggaatcatgtagtgaccaaaaaagtgttaaacaaatgaaaatgtattttatatttgagattcctcaaagtagccaccctttgccttgatgacagctgttaCGGATATCCTGGTATCCtgagtgtgtatcctgtgtgtgtattttcttttctctccttctcccctcacaggtggcaatcatcattccccaatcagtcaccaatcagtcattaatcagaagacacctgctccttttctcttACCCTatcacattccctttcccttggtttaaaaaccctgtcaatTGTTTTCTCttgagctcaatctctctgtagatctcttgtGTTTGCAACTACGTGTCACTTTGTCCGTtaacctgtgagtattgtttttgttatggtgtttgagtgtttgtttgatggtgggaaaagggggaaCCAAGACAAgttgcccatgggcatacactacccgtaggtaaactttgtctaagaacactagttagaactgggcggaccacccactgtatttttggttagttagctagctgttcttaaagcaggtagtctagtttaggggtgtttttggatacttattatttatttccttgggtccagctcagccccttttcctgcacCCCCTTTTCCTGCAGAATATAAGTTCATtacaattaactgcacctcagactgcagcccaaataaacgattaacagagctcaagtaacagacacatctcaacatctactATTCAGctgagactgcttgaatcaggccttcgtggttgaattgctgcaaagaaaccactactaaaggacaccaataggaagaagacacctgcttgggccaagaaacatgagcaatggacattagaccggtggaaatctgtcatttggtctgatgagtccaacttttagatgtttggttccaaccgttgtgtctttgtgagatgcagagtaggtgaacagatgatcgccgcatgtgtagttcccactgctttgctggtgacactgtcagggatttatttagaattcaaggcacacttaaccagcatggctaccacagcattctgcagcgatacgccaccccatctggtttgcgcttagtgggactatcatttgtttttcaacaggacctctaggctctgtaagggctatttgacctaggagagtggagtgctgcatcagatgacctggtttccacaatcacccaacctcaacccaattgagatggcttgggatgagttggaccgcagagtgaaggaaaagctcattcaagactgttggaaaagcattgctcatgaagctggttgagagaatgccaagagtgtgcaaagctgtcatcaaggcgaagtgtggcaactttgaagaatctcaaatataaaatagatttagatttgtttaacaatttttttggttactgcatgattctgtgttatttcatagttttagtCTTcacttattttacaatgtagaaaatagtccaaataaagaagcaccttgaatgagtaggtgtccaaacttttgactggtactgtatgtatatataatgtGAAATCTTTACAGCCTGTTAACTACTGTGTTCACCGTAGCTTAATTCATATGAGGTTTCTGTAATAAGTGGTCCTGCAGCATGAACAGTGACTACCTTTATTTAGCTTTCACCAAGCAATCCAGGCAacgacgacgatgatgatgatgatgatgatgatgccgaCAGGACCTCCTTTCCAGACTGTGGCAGCGTAGTTGTGGTCCGCTTCATCCCTCTCTAGTTCTGGAAATACAGTGACATCAAAATAGCATATAAAATCTCatctagtgtgtatgtgtgcatagtTGTGTGcatccacgtgtgtgtgtgcatgcatgggtgCGTGTCTTACTAGATTTGGATGCACAAACAGTTTCGATCTCCTTCGTGTCAGGGGCCCAGCTGACTTGGTTGCTGTGGTTACAGATGATGGAACCCCCTGCCACATAGACAGAGAGCAGGGGGACAGTGGAGGTCTCagcccctctactctctcctcccacctgagAGCAGGTGCTGCTGTTACAGCTGGAGGTGACAGAGGTGATCTGACCTCTGCAGGTCACAGTCACATTACAGATGGCATTGATGGAGGTGACAGAGTTCACTGTCAGGACTGGAGGCTTAACTCTCTCTGAATACAAGTAGATAAATAGacatggtaaacacacacacctgtgcattTACACAGAAAGGGCTAATCATTTTTACTGTGGTTGCCATGTTCTGTACCTTAAGCTGCAGTAAATTAGATTACATTTAACCTGATATAATTCACATTTCAATATTGATTGCTAAAACACTGTAACCATATCAATACAAATACAGGGAAGGCAGGATGGAGGACAACCTACCTTGAACTGATATCTGGTACTTGGCAACATCTTTGTTTTCTTCACCACTCACTCC
Encoded here:
- the LOC112075658 gene encoding SLAM family member 5-like, with protein sequence MASLTLHRFLSALVQGSEFSTETLKRFVLKGQNVHLDVQGYAKLNNIEDLKWTFNKAHTLVKYSNESSXVKIYTKYQGRVEFREGNFSIILRNLQEGDSGLYEAGVSGEENKDVAKYQISVQERVKPPVLTVNSVTSINAICNVTVTCRGQITSVTSSCNSSTCSQVGGESRGAETSTVPLLSVYVAGGSIICNHSNQVSWAPDTKEIETVCASKSKLERDEADHNYAATVWKGGPVGIIIIIIIIVVVAWIAW